A window of Candidatus Nitrospira allomarina genomic DNA:
CCAGTGTCAAGCCCAGGTGGAGGAGGAGATCAAAAAGGCGCTTCGATTAGCCAATCAGATTGGTCGGGCTCGGGTGATCGCATTAGAAGAACATGAACGGGATATTGTGGAGGTCGCGCTGGCGATTAGCAAAAAAATCCTGTTACGGGAATGTGAGATCGATAAAGAACTCGTGGTTCGACAAGTGCGTCAGGTTCTTGGACTGCTTCCCGACAAAACCTTAGTGACGCTAAAAGTCCATCCGCAAGACTTCAAAATCTTAGAGCCCCTTCGACACACATTACGACCGGAGTGGGCCGATGGCGATCATCTGGCGCTTGAAGCTTATGATGAGGTGGACCCTGGGGGATGCCTGGTTGAGCAGGCCGGCCTCCTGTTCGATGCCAGGCTGACTCAACAACTGGCACTTGTAGCCAGCGAATTCGGATTGGAAGCACCCCGGTCATGAGCCTTGCCACAATTCAACAGCGTTTGGACGACATTGCTCCTGTGACGATTACCGGACGCGTCGTCAAAGCCGTGGGGCTGACTCTGGAAGGCACCGGCTTGGGGGCTTCGGTCGGTCAGCGATGCCATATCTTCAGCAAACGAGGGCAGTCGATGGTGGAGGGAGAAGTCATCGGATTTCGGGAGCAACGTGTGGTGGTCATGCCGTTCGGAGCTGTACGCGGCATCGCCGCCGGAAACCTCATTCGCTACGATCCGACCTCTCCACGATTATTGGTCGGGCCTCAAATGTTGGGGCGAGTCGTGGATGGACTCGGGCAGCCGTTGGATGAAAAAGGGCCGCTGTCCCGTAGCCGCCGCTATGCGCTCTATGCGCCCGCTCCGGCGCCCATGCTCCGGGAGCGCATTACCACACCCATGGATTTGGGCGTACGAGCCATCAATGCCCTGCTGACCTGCGGGGTCGGCCAAAAGCTTGGGATTTTTGCCGGAAGCGGAGTCGGGAAAAGTGTCTTGATGGGAACGATGTGTCGGCACACGTCCGCGGATGTGAACGTGATCGCACTGGTGGGTGAGCGAGGGCGGGAAGTGAGGGAATTTCTGGAACGGGACTTGGGCCGGGAAGGGCTCCGTCGTTCGGTGGTGGTGGTGGCCACCTCCGATCAATCCCCGTTGGTGCGGGTTCGGGCGGCGTTTGTGGCCACCGCTATTGCCGAGTTTTTTCGGGATCAGGGCAATCAGGTCCTGCTTCTGGTTGATTCCCTAACCCGGTTGGCGCATGCGCAACGGGAGGTGGGGCTGGCTGCCGGTGAACCGCCAACGACCAAAGGGTATCCGCCATCTGTCTTTACGCTCTTTCCTCAGGTCTTAGAGCGGGTGGGGCCGGTGGGCACGGGATCCATTACCGGTCTGTATACGGTGCTTGTGGACGGTGACGATTTAAACGATCCCATTGCCGATTCTATCCGGTCCATTTTAGACGGACACATTGTATTGACACGACGGTTGGCGATGCAAGGACATTTTCCCGCGATCGATGTCCTGCAAAGCGTGAGTCGGGTGATGTCGGATATCGCGTCAACCGCTCATCAGGATGCGGCCAGTTTTCTGGTGCAGATGATGGCCGAATACCGGAATGCGGAAGACCTCATTAATTTAGGGGCGTATCAATTAGGGACGAATCCTCGACTCGATGCGGCGATTCACATGAAGGGACCGATCGATGCCTTTCTCAGGCAACCACGCGAGGAAGGGGTGGGAATACCGGAAAGCTGCCAGGGTCTTGAAACGTTGGCACAACAGGGCCGGCGTCTTCTTGAGAGAAAGGGAAAGATCGTATGAATTGGACGACATTACTCCGATTTCGAAAGCAAGTGGAAGACCTCGCCCGCGAAGAAGTGGTCTTGGCGGAATGGGAAAAAAGTCAGATCGTCTCGAAGCGGGATGACCTGATGGTTGAAATGGAAATGGTGGCCACTGAATTGGACCAAAGAATACGAGAGGGTACCGACAATATGATTGCTGAGCAACGCT
This region includes:
- a CDS encoding FliI/YscN family ATPase — its product is MSLATIQQRLDDIAPVTITGRVVKAVGLTLEGTGLGASVGQRCHIFSKRGQSMVEGEVIGFREQRVVVMPFGAVRGIAAGNLIRYDPTSPRLLVGPQMLGRVVDGLGQPLDEKGPLSRSRRYALYAPAPAPMLRERITTPMDLGVRAINALLTCGVGQKLGIFAGSGVGKSVLMGTMCRHTSADVNVIALVGERGREVREFLERDLGREGLRRSVVVVATSDQSPLVRVRAAFVATAIAEFFRDQGNQVLLLVDSLTRLAHAQREVGLAAGEPPTTKGYPPSVFTLFPQVLERVGPVGTGSITGLYTVLVDGDDLNDPIADSIRSILDGHIVLTRRLAMQGHFPAIDVLQSVSRVMSDIASTAHQDAASFLVQMMAEYRNAEDLINLGAYQLGTNPRLDAAIHMKGPIDAFLRQPREEGVGIPESCQGLETLAQQGRRLLERKGKIV
- a CDS encoding FliH/SctL family protein, yielding MEQDDTVKRFQMVELVHKSAKQRAEEAQPHDCRELQQAAFERGRQAGIAEGRAQCQAQVEEEIKKALRLANQIGRARVIALEEHERDIVEVALAISKKILLRECEIDKELVVRQVRQVLGLLPDKTLVTLKVHPQDFKILEPLRHTLRPEWADGDHLALEAYDEVDPGGCLVEQAGLLFDARLTQQLALVASEFGLEAPRS